One Rosa chinensis cultivar Old Blush chromosome 3, RchiOBHm-V2, whole genome shotgun sequence DNA window includes the following coding sequences:
- the LOC112191715 gene encoding pectin acetylesterase 3: protein MKKQQQLNVGTVLVVALAAAFVNLKLNVGALSLNESVNVERKDAVFFDNDHVSASPTQPQPLMVALTLIDSAASKGAVCLDGTPPGYHLDRGSGSGANSWLIQLEGGGWCNTIRNCVYRKTTRRGSSKYMEKQLPFTGILSNKPEENPDFFNWNRVKLRYCDGASFAGDSQNEAAQLNFRGQKIWLVAMEELMSKGMQNANQALLSGCSAGGLASILHCDEFRDLFPTSTTVKCLSDAGMFLDAIDVSGGHTLRNLYAGVVSLQEVQKNLPKTCINHLDPTSCFFPQNLVANVKTPMFLLNAAYDAWQLQASLAPPSADPNGLWNECKSNHANCNLSQIQFLQDFRNQMLSAVKDFSMSRENGLFINSCFAHCQSERQDTWFADDSPVLESQAIALSVGDWYFDRRTVKAIDCEYPCDSTCHNLNFKEDVTSTTLTYSQSAKSSITVLNLLGALLMPIMCSRCITWFSFVH from the exons atgaagaagcagcagcagctGAATGTGGGTACAGTGTTGGTGGTGGCATTGGCAGCTGCCTTTGTCAATCTGAAACTCAATGTGGGTGCTTTAAGTTTGAACGAATCAGTGAACGTTGAGAGAAAAGATGCAGTCTTTTTCGACAACGATCATGTCTCAGCCTCACCGACACAGCCTCAGCCTCTCATGGTGGCCCTCACTCTTATCGACAGCGCTGCTTCTAAAGGAGCTg TCTGTTTGGATGGAACACCGCCCGGTTACCATCTGGATCGTGGGTCTGGATCCGGTGCAAACAGCTGGCTCATTCAGTTGGAG GGAGGTGGGTGGTGTAATACTATCAGAAATTGTGTTTATCGCAAGACCACTCGCCGCGGTTCATCCAAATACATGGAAAAGCAATTACCATTCACAGGAATTTTGAGCAATAAACCTGAAGAAAACCCCG ATTTCTTCAACTGGAACAGGGTCAAGCTACGATACTGTGATGGGGCATCTTTTGCCGGAGACAGCCAGAATGAG GCTGCACAACTTAATTTTCGAGGGCAAAAGATTTGGTTGGTTGCTATGGAAGAATTGATGTCTAAGGGAATGCAGAATGCTAACCAG GCTCTTCTTTCTGGATGTTCCGCTGGGGGTCTGGCATCCATACTACACTGTGATGAGTTCCGGGACTTGTTTCCAACCAGTACCACAGTGAAATGTCTGAGTGATGCTGGGATGTTCCTTGATGC aaTTGATGTATCTGGTGGGCACACACTAAGGAATTTGTATGCAGGAGTAGTTAGCTTGCAG GAAGTGCAAAAGAATCTTCCAAAGACTTGTATCAACCACCTAGATCCAACTTCG tgcTTTTTTCCTCAGAATTTGGTCGCAAATGTTAAGACGCCAATGTTTCTTCTAAATGCAGCCTATGATGCTTGGCAG CTCCAAGCTAGTTTAGCCCCTCCATCTGCTGATCCTAATGGTTTATGGAATGAATGCAAATCAAACCATGCAAATTGTAATTTATCCCAGATCCAGTTTCTCCAAG ATTTCAGGAATCAAATGCTCAGTGCTGTGAAAGATTTCTCAATGTCCCGTGAAAATGGTTTATTCATAAACTCTTGCTTTGCTCACTGCCAGTCTGAGAGACAAGATACATGGTTTGCTGATGATTCTCCTGTTCTTGAAAGCCAG GCAATTGCACTGTCTGTGGGAGACTGGTACTTTGATCGAAGGACAGTTAAAGCTATTGACTGTGAATACCCCTGTGATAGCACCTGTCACAATCTTAACTTCAA AGAGGATGTAACTTCTACGACATTGACATATTCTCAGTCTGCAAAGTCGTCTATTACCGTGCTAAATCTGCTAGGTGCCTTGTTGATGCCTATAATGTGTTCGAGATGCATAACGTGGTTTTCATTTGTCCACTGA
- the LOC112191716 gene encoding uncharacterized protein LOC112191716: MASDESMTLRSCISMQEGEYDDYTDEGYDQDQPHQHLSRLSMCTSNSIYGDDQMNDDGNSIYFQGQQENGMSLYMSLLSIDSFDGDGDVDEEEESSNKKRLSSQLVLAAGMSTDDDSDTEPACYSLPATPPRLRRDLPGARGAGSILINKVHPYSKVDKEYASENEAQKALSDDGRRSRRRSRRRMMKNRSSWLSPSPFHHGAKTTPDSDDGEDEDKEEDEEEEEESMYMNVCGDHCHSFSGESEGTGMVVIARPKGGNRSLCMDMEEVKACKDLGFELEHDRTLQQQQEMIPSRLSLYATTVDTNYTTSSGGNSPIANWPISSPGDHPQEVKARLKAWAQAVALASASPTRHSS; encoded by the exons ATGGCGTCAGATGAGAGTATGACCCTCAGGTCTTGTATCTCTATGCAGGAAGGTGAGTACGACGATTATACCGACGAAGGGTATGATCAGGATCAGCCTCATCAGCACTTGTCTAGGTTGTCCATGTGTACCAGCAATTCCATCTATGGTGATGACCAGATGAATGATGATGGCAATTCCATCTACTTCCAAGGCCAGCAAGAGAATGGTATGAGCTTGTACATGTCACTCTTGTCAATAGACAGCTTTGATGGGGATGGAGATgttgatgaagaagaggaatcgTCCAACAAGAAGCGGCTCAGTTCTCAGCTGGTACTCGCAGCTGGGATGTCAACGGATGACGATTCCGACACGGAACCGGCCTGTTACTCCCTTCCGGCGACACCCCCTAGGCTGAGGAGGGATCTGCCTGGTGCTCGTGGTGCAGGGAGCATTCTTATTAACAAGGTGCATCCCTATTCTAAGGTGGACAAAGAGTATGCGAGCGAAAATGAAGCTCAGAAGGCCTTGAGTGATGACGGCAGGAGGAGCAGGAGGAGGAGTAGGAGGAGAATGATGAAGAACAGATCATCTTGGCTATCACCATCACCATTCCACCACGGAGCTAAGACGACACCGGACAGTGATGATGGAGAAGATGAGGACaaggaggaggatgaggaggaggaggaagagagcaTGTACATGAATGTGTGTGGTGATCATTGTCACAGCTTCAGCGGAGAGAGCGAGGGTACGGGGATGGTGGTGATAGCAAGGCCCAAAGGCGGGAACAGGTCCCTCTGCATGGACATGGAGGAAGTCAAGGCTTGCAAAGACCTCGGCTTCGAGTTGGAGCACGACCGCACgctgcagcagcagcaggagATGATCCCTTCTCGGCTTTCTCTATACGCCACCACCGTCGACACTAACTACACCACCAGCAGCGGTGGCAATTCCCCTATTGCCAACTGGCCCATTTCCAGTCCCG GGGACCATCCGCAGGAGGTCAAGGCTCGCCTCAAGGCCTGGGCGCAGGCAGTGGCTCTGGCATCTGCATCACCCACAAGGCACTCGAGCTGA